The following proteins are encoded in a genomic region of Pan troglodytes isolate AG18354 chromosome 2, NHGRI_mPanTro3-v2.0_pri, whole genome shotgun sequence:
- the LAMP3 gene encoding lysosome-associated membrane glycoprotein 3 (The RefSeq protein has 7 substitutions compared to this genomic sequence) has translation MTAKAFPETRDYSQPTAAATVQDIKKPVQQPAKQAPHQTLAARFMDGHITFQTAATVKTPTTTPATTKNTATTSLITYTLVTTQATSNNSHTAPPVTEVTVGPSLAPYSLPPTITPPAHTTGTSSSTISHTTGNTTQPSNQTTLPATLSIALHKSTTGQKPVQPTHAPGTTAAAHNTTRTAAPASTVPGPTLAPQPSSVKTGIYQVLNGSRLCIKAEMGIQLIVQDKESVFSPRRYFNIDPNATQASGNCGTRKSNLLLNFQGGSVNLTFTKDEESYYISEVGAYLTVSDPETIYQGIKHAVVMFQTAVGHSFKCVSEQSLQLSAHLQLKTTDVQLQAFDFEDDHFGNADECFSDRNRREIPVAMGLSITGLLVILLTACLVARKRPSRGYERM, from the exons ATGAGAGCAAAAGCATTTCCAGAAACCAGAGATTATTCTCAACCTAGTGCAGCAGCAACAGTACAAGACATAAAAAAACCTGTCCAGCAACCAGCTAAGCAAGCACCTCACCAAACTTTAGCAGCAAGATTCATGGATGGTCATATCACCTTTCAAACAGCGGCCACAGTAAAAACTCCAACAACTACCCCAGCAACTACAAAAAACACTGCAACCACCAGCCCAATTACCTACACCCTGGTCACAACCCAGGCCACACCCAACAACTCACACACAGCTCCTCCAGTTACTGAAGTTACAGTCGGCCCTAGCTTAGTGCCTTATTCACTGCCACCCACCATCACCCCACCAGCTCATACAACTGGAACCAGTTCATCAACCGTCAGCCACACAACTGGGAACACCACTCAACCCAGTAACCAGACCACCCTTCCAGCAACTTTATCGATAGCACTGCACAAAAGCACAACCGGTCAGAAGCCTGTTCAACCCACCCATGCCCCAGGAACAACGGCAGCTGCCCACAATACCACCCGCACAGCTGCACCTGCCTCCACGGTTCCTGGGCCCACCCTTGCACCTCAGCCATCGTCAGTCAAGACTGGAATTTATCAGGTTCTAAACGGAAGCAGACTCTGTATAAAAGCAGAGATGGGGATACAGCTGATTGTTCAAGACAAGGAGTCG GTTTTTTCACCTCGGAGATACTTCAACATCGACCCCAACGCAACCCAAGCCTCTGGGAACTGTGGCACCCGAAAATCCAACCTTCTGTTGAATTTTCAGGGCGGATTTGTGAATCTCACATTTACCAAG GATGAAGAATCATATTATATCAGTGAAGTGGGAGCCTATTTGACCGTCTCAGATCCAG AGACAATTTACCAAGGAATCAAACATGCGGTGGTGATGTTCCAGACAGCAGTCGGGCATTCCTTCAAGTGCGTGAGTGAACAGAGCCTCCAGCTGTCAGCCCACCTGCAGCTGAAAACAACCGATGTCCAACTTCAAGCCTTTGATTTTGAAGATGACCACTTTGGAAATG CGGATGAATGCTTCAGTGACAGAAACAGGAGAGAAATCCCTGTGGCCATGGGCCTGAGTATCACAGGACTGCTTGTCATTTTGCTAACCGCATGTCTGGTGGCCAGAAAGAGGCCCAGTAGAGGATATGAACGCATGTAA
- the LAMP3 gene encoding lysosome-associated membrane glycoprotein 3 isoform X1, with the protein MPRQLSAAAALFASLAVILHDGSQMRAKAFPETRDYSQPSAAATVQDIKKPVQQPAKQAPHQTLAARFMDGHITFQTAATVKTPTTTPATTKNTATTSPITYTLVTTQATPNNSHTAPPVTEVTVGPSLVPYSLPPTITPPAHTTGTSSSTVSHTTGNTTQPSNQTTLPATLSIALHKSTTGQKPVQPTHAPGTTAAAHNTTRTAAPASTVPGPTLAPQPSSVKTGIYQVLNGSRLCIKAEMGIQLIVQDKESVFSPRRYFNIDPNATQASGNCGTRKSNLLLNFQGGFVNLTFTKDEESYYISEVGAYLTVSDPETIYQGIKHAVVMFQTAVGHSFKCVSEQSLQLSAHLQLKTTDVQLQAFDFEDDHFGNADECFSDRNRREIPVAMGLSITGLLVILLTACLVARKRPSRGYERM; encoded by the exons ATGCCCCGGCAGCTCAGCGCGGCGGCCGCGCTCTTCGCGTCCCTGGCCG TAATTTTGCATGATGGCAGTCAAATGAGAGCAAAAGCATTTCCAGAAACCAGAGATTATTCTCAACCTAGTGCAGCAGCAACAGTACAAGACATAAAAAAACCTGTCCAGCAACCAGCTAAGCAAGCACCTCACCAAACTTTAGCAGCAAGATTCATGGATGGTCATATCACCTTTCAAACAGCGGCCACAGTAAAAACTCCAACAACTACCCCAGCAACTACAAAAAACACTGCAACCACCAGCCCAATTACCTACACCCTGGTCACAACCCAGGCCACACCCAACAACTCACACACAGCTCCTCCAGTTACTGAAGTTACAGTCGGCCCTAGCTTAGTGCCTTATTCACTGCCACCCACCATCACCCCACCAGCTCATACAACTGGAACCAGTTCATCAACCGTCAGCCACACAACTGGGAACACCACTCAACCCAGTAACCAGACCACCCTTCCAGCAACTTTATCGATAGCACTGCACAAAAGCACAACCGGTCAGAAGCCTGTTCAACCCACCCATGCCCCAGGAACAACGGCAGCTGCCCACAATACCACCCGCACAGCTGCACCTGCCTCCACGGTTCCTGGGCCCACCCTTGCACCTCAGCCATCGTCAGTCAAGACTGGAATTTATCAGGTTCTAAACGGAAGCAGACTCTGTATAAAAGCAGAGATGGGGATACAGCTGATTGTTCAAGACAAGGAGTCG GTTTTTTCACCTCGGAGATACTTCAACATCGACCCCAACGCAACCCAAGCCTCTGGGAACTGTGGCACCCGAAAATCCAACCTTCTGTTGAATTTTCAGGGCGGATTTGTGAATCTCACATTTACCAAG GATGAAGAATCATATTATATCAGTGAAGTGGGAGCCTATTTGACCGTCTCAGATCCAG AGACAATTTACCAAGGAATCAAACATGCGGTGGTGATGTTCCAGACAGCAGTCGGGCATTCCTTCAAGTGCGTGAGTGAACAGAGCCTCCAGCTGTCAGCCCACCTGCAGCTGAAAACAACCGATGTCCAACTTCAAGCCTTTGATTTTGAAGATGACCACTTTGGAAATG CGGATGAATGCTTCAGTGACAGAAACAGGAGAGAAATCCCTGTGGCCATGGGCCTGAGTATCACAGGACTGCTTGTCATTTTGCTAACCGCATGTCTGGTGGCCAGAAAGAGGCCCAGTAGAGGATATGAACGCATGTAA
- the LAMP3 gene encoding lysosome-associated membrane glycoprotein 3 isoform X5, translating into MPRQLSAAAALFASLAVILHDGSQMRAKAFPETRDYSQPSAAATVQDIKKPVQQPAKQAPHQTLAARFMDGHITFQTAATVKTPTTTPATTKNTATTSPITYTLVTTQATPNNSHTAPPVTEVTVGPSLVPYSLPPTITPPAHTTGTSSSTVSHTTGNTTQPSNQTTLPATLSIALHKSTTGQKPVQPTHAPGTTAAAHNTTRTAAPASTVPGPTLAPQPSSVKTGIYQVLNGSRLCIKAEMGIQLIVQDKESDEESYYISEVGAYLTVSDPETIYQGIKHAVVMFQTAVGHSFKCVSEQSLQLSAHLQLKTTDVQLQAFDFEDDHFGNADECFSDRNRREIPVAMGLSITGLLVILLTACLVARKRPSRGYERM; encoded by the exons ATGCCCCGGCAGCTCAGCGCGGCGGCCGCGCTCTTCGCGTCCCTGGCCG TAATTTTGCATGATGGCAGTCAAATGAGAGCAAAAGCATTTCCAGAAACCAGAGATTATTCTCAACCTAGTGCAGCAGCAACAGTACAAGACATAAAAAAACCTGTCCAGCAACCAGCTAAGCAAGCACCTCACCAAACTTTAGCAGCAAGATTCATGGATGGTCATATCACCTTTCAAACAGCGGCCACAGTAAAAACTCCAACAACTACCCCAGCAACTACAAAAAACACTGCAACCACCAGCCCAATTACCTACACCCTGGTCACAACCCAGGCCACACCCAACAACTCACACACAGCTCCTCCAGTTACTGAAGTTACAGTCGGCCCTAGCTTAGTGCCTTATTCACTGCCACCCACCATCACCCCACCAGCTCATACAACTGGAACCAGTTCATCAACCGTCAGCCACACAACTGGGAACACCACTCAACCCAGTAACCAGACCACCCTTCCAGCAACTTTATCGATAGCACTGCACAAAAGCACAACCGGTCAGAAGCCTGTTCAACCCACCCATGCCCCAGGAACAACGGCAGCTGCCCACAATACCACCCGCACAGCTGCACCTGCCTCCACGGTTCCTGGGCCCACCCTTGCACCTCAGCCATCGTCAGTCAAGACTGGAATTTATCAGGTTCTAAACGGAAGCAGACTCTGTATAAAAGCAGAGATGGGGATACAGCTGATTGTTCAAGACAAGGAGTCG GATGAAGAATCATATTATATCAGTGAAGTGGGAGCCTATTTGACCGTCTCAGATCCAG AGACAATTTACCAAGGAATCAAACATGCGGTGGTGATGTTCCAGACAGCAGTCGGGCATTCCTTCAAGTGCGTGAGTGAACAGAGCCTCCAGCTGTCAGCCCACCTGCAGCTGAAAACAACCGATGTCCAACTTCAAGCCTTTGATTTTGAAGATGACCACTTTGGAAATG CGGATGAATGCTTCAGTGACAGAAACAGGAGAGAAATCCCTGTGGCCATGGGCCTGAGTATCACAGGACTGCTTGTCATTTTGCTAACCGCATGTCTGGTGGCCAGAAAGAGGCCCAGTAGAGGATATGAACGCATGTAA
- the LAMP3 gene encoding lysosome-associated membrane glycoprotein 3 isoform X3: protein MRAKAFPETRDYSQPSAAATVQDIKKPVQQPAKQAPHQTLAARFMDGHITFQTAATVKTPTTTPATTKNTATTSPITYTLVTTQATPNNSHTAPPVTEVTVGPSLVPYSLPPTITPPAHTTGTSSSTVSHTTGNTTQPSNQTTLPATLSIALHKSTTGQKPVQPTHAPGTTAAAHNTTRTAAPASTVPGPTLAPQPSSVKTGIYQVLNGSRLCIKAEMGIQLIVQDKESVFSPRRYFNIDPNATQASGNCGTRKSNLLLNFQGGFVNLTFTKDEESYYISEVGAYLTVSDPETIYQGIKHAVVMFQTAVGHSFKCVSEQSLQLSAHLQLKTTDVQLQAFDFEDDHFGNADECFSDRNRREIPVAMGLSITGLLVILLTACLVARKRPSRGYERM, encoded by the exons ATGAGAGCAAAAGCATTTCCAGAAACCAGAGATTATTCTCAACCTAGTGCAGCAGCAACAGTACAAGACATAAAAAAACCTGTCCAGCAACCAGCTAAGCAAGCACCTCACCAAACTTTAGCAGCAAGATTCATGGATGGTCATATCACCTTTCAAACAGCGGCCACAGTAAAAACTCCAACAACTACCCCAGCAACTACAAAAAACACTGCAACCACCAGCCCAATTACCTACACCCTGGTCACAACCCAGGCCACACCCAACAACTCACACACAGCTCCTCCAGTTACTGAAGTTACAGTCGGCCCTAGCTTAGTGCCTTATTCACTGCCACCCACCATCACCCCACCAGCTCATACAACTGGAACCAGTTCATCAACCGTCAGCCACACAACTGGGAACACCACTCAACCCAGTAACCAGACCACCCTTCCAGCAACTTTATCGATAGCACTGCACAAAAGCACAACCGGTCAGAAGCCTGTTCAACCCACCCATGCCCCAGGAACAACGGCAGCTGCCCACAATACCACCCGCACAGCTGCACCTGCCTCCACGGTTCCTGGGCCCACCCTTGCACCTCAGCCATCGTCAGTCAAGACTGGAATTTATCAGGTTCTAAACGGAAGCAGACTCTGTATAAAAGCAGAGATGGGGATACAGCTGATTGTTCAAGACAAGGAGTCG GTTTTTTCACCTCGGAGATACTTCAACATCGACCCCAACGCAACCCAAGCCTCTGGGAACTGTGGCACCCGAAAATCCAACCTTCTGTTGAATTTTCAGGGCGGATTTGTGAATCTCACATTTACCAAG GATGAAGAATCATATTATATCAGTGAAGTGGGAGCCTATTTGACCGTCTCAGATCCAG AGACAATTTACCAAGGAATCAAACATGCGGTGGTGATGTTCCAGACAGCAGTCGGGCATTCCTTCAAGTGCGTGAGTGAACAGAGCCTCCAGCTGTCAGCCCACCTGCAGCTGAAAACAACCGATGTCCAACTTCAAGCCTTTGATTTTGAAGATGACCACTTTGGAAATG CGGATGAATGCTTCAGTGACAGAAACAGGAGAGAAATCCCTGTGGCCATGGGCCTGAGTATCACAGGACTGCTTGTCATTTTGCTAACCGCATGTCTGGTGGCCAGAAAGAGGCCCAGTAGAGGATATGAACGCATGTAA